One region of Bacillota bacterium genomic DNA includes:
- a CDS encoding helix-turn-helix domain-containing protein has protein sequence MEHSGGGSLTARQAEFLEVVHDLSRHGEGVHYSEVAARLGVSRWTAYDILSSLAQKGFLRVEREQRPEPSLVGRCRVLFRPVSGSAGTGAAGRGDRVDEPAPSDDGAEIGEWWEERLHRLQRDIRERGVWTVLQEVVGELARARKPAMFCAVLTLALLLALRAVVRGVEASSALSSLLAWLMGADAGLTVFAGALAGLLLQHGLPRDLHRQLVDRLPVFEQEVSSLGQQGKENLRHFTLTAIREVWGQDFSGELSA, from the coding sequence GTGGAGCACAGCGGAGGCGGATCGCTTACCGCGCGACAGGCAGAGTTTCTCGAGGTCGTACACGATCTCTCCCGCCACGGGGAGGGGGTTCACTACAGCGAGGTGGCAGCCCGTCTCGGGGTCAGCCGCTGGACGGCGTACGACATTCTTTCTTCCCTGGCCCAGAAGGGGTTTCTGCGGGTGGAGAGGGAGCAGCGTCCCGAACCTTCGCTGGTGGGCAGGTGCCGGGTGTTGTTCAGGCCCGTGTCCGGCTCGGCCGGTACGGGTGCTGCCGGGAGGGGTGACCGGGTGGACGAGCCCGCACCATCGGACGATGGAGCCGAAATAGGGGAGTGGTGGGAGGAGCGCCTGCACCGCTTGCAGCGGGACATCCGGGAGAGGGGCGTCTGGACCGTGCTGCAGGAGGTGGTGGGCGAACTCGCCCGGGCCAGGAAGCCCGCCATGTTCTGCGCTGTGCTCACCCTGGCGTTGTTGCTGGCCCTGCGGGCGGTGGTGCGAGGGGTAGAAGCGTCCAGTGCCCTGAGTTCCCTCCTTGCCTGGCTCATGGGAGCCGATGCCGGGCTCACTGTCTTTGCGGGGGCGCTGGCGGGGTTGCTCCTGCAGCATGGTTTGCCCCGCGATCTGCATAGACAGTTAGTAGACAGGTTGCCTGTGTTTGAGCAGGAGGTGAGCTCCCTGGGGCAGCAGGGGAAAGAAAACCTGCGTCACTTCACCCTGACTGCTATCCGGGAGGTCTGGGGTCAGGATTTCTCTGGTGAGTTATCGGCATAG